The segment ATAaaaaatttttatttataaacgtAGCCTATCGCTCCCGGTTGTAGTCACAAACAGGTAGCTAAAACCTATCTATCATTATTCACTGCCCTATGTTTTAAAGCAACTAATAGTTTTGCTTTTTGTGACTTACACAGTACAACGCAGACGTTCACAGCGCACGCACACTCATCTCTATGAATACACAAACACAAATCTTATCTATGATCATCTTCAAAGATCGGGTGTTAAATCCTCGATATTGACGAAGTCACTACAAACATCTCGCTAGTAGTGAACTAGTTTCATCGGCTATGTAGCCCATAACTTCTCTACTATAAAAAAACAATGCGAACAATCCTATGTCCACTCAGGTGGTTGTCCCCCAAAGAGATGTGTTTTCCTTTATATACCCTAATTTGTGCACCTAACAAGCTAACACTATTAAAATCAATGGCTCACAGGCCTTCCCGTAGGATTCATCACTATCCAATGGACATGGTCACTTCGAGTCTTTTGGTTTTTATCTTAGCGTTAGCATGCATGGACATACTGCTAGTATTGTAGTAATGAAGTATAGTTCCACTCATGCTAGACGATAGACCCGGCCCATATATAATTCTACCATGTAAGCAAACAAAAAAATTAGAATTTTGCACCCCGACGATCCATCTATTATTGTTTGACCTCCTTATTATGGAACAAAATCCTAGCTGCGCTCTTGTTATGTATGTATAAATTTCTAATTTTGTGAGTCATGTTTGTCCTTTTTTTTTGTGGCACCACTCCAGTTTTGCCTATAAATAGCAGACAACACGGAACGATAAAAAAAGGTTGGGACAAAATGCATCGCGAACCTTGGTATAAGTCTCGAtgtatagtttcatggcacagtttccatgactataaactaggtaaccgagccacaggagtttcatggagatgaaactcttctctcatctaatgaaactccttcatttaatgatccgtcaagtcagcaattttgcttatgtggcactctATTTAATGTGAATGACACTCTTATGAAACATACATTGAGACCTGCCAATGCGCCTAATAAAGCACCACATGACAGATTCGCGTCCCGACGATGTGGACGTCGCGCAGTCCTGATCAGTGATCCTGAATTCCTGATGCATCGATCCACGAGTATCGCTGTGTGCACGAGCTTGCATATGTGGGATGTGGCACTCGCCTTTACCACACATCCGCGTGCAAGTTGTAacataaggccctgtttagttccctacccaaaattttttcatccatctcatcgaatctttggacacatgcatggaacattaaatgtagataaaaaataaactaattacacagtttagttaagaatcgcgagacgaatcttttaagcctagttactccatgattagccttaagtgctacagtaacccacatatgctaatgacagattaattatgcttaataaatttgtcttgcagttttctgacgagctatgtaatttgtttttttattagtttctaaaaacccctcgacatccttccgacacatccgatgtgacacccaaaaaattttcgttctcaatctaaacaggccctaaatatTCATCATTCATTGCCCACATACAGGCTTGCAACGTGCGTGAACAGGATGAAGGGCTGGCCGCCGCTGGCAACCGCCACACAACGAGCAGCACGCATAACTTGGCCGCCCGATCTATAGAATTCTATCCGGCACTAACACGATGGGACGGCCCGAGCACGACACTAAAAAGCACGGTCTAGGCACGGTATGGCCCGATGATagtgccgtgcctgggccgcaaCTTCGACCCGCAGTGCCGGTACGGACACGGCACGGTTAATAGGCTGGCACGACGCTGGCACGATTATTTCCATCGTTTGATGCTTTGATAATAGATCATGACCATTAAATATATTTTGAGCCATGTATATAAGCATCACACAACTCTTCTAGACCCTAACTCCCTAGTCGGCGGCGCAGACACATCCTTGCTGCGGCCACTCTTTCTCTCGCCTGACTATACGACAACGGTGGTGCTCGTCTTCTCCTTGAGGCAGGGCGCAGAGAGCTTCTCGACTTCTCTCGAAGCCACGGACCGACACGGGCACGATGAGCCACCGTGCCtatcggcacggcacggcacggttaAGGAGCCATagtgccgtgcctgggccgagaGTTTGGCACGATAACACGGCACGATAGACATAGTGCTACATAGTGTCGTATAGTGACAGGATCGGGCCGCCCGTTTGGCCAAGTATAGCCCGATCAATGTATCTGGCTACAACGAACCGGACTTTAGCGATCGATCGGATCGACGACGACCATGAGGTACTACGAGCTGGCCACGAAGACTGCTCTTCTTCTTAGCCTTGTGGtcgtcggcgccgccgccgccgccggcagcaTCCCGCCGAGTAACGACATCCTGCGCCAGGTCCCGGCGGCGGTGTACGTGTTCGGCGACTCGACGCTGGACGTCGGCAACAACAACTATTTGCCGGGGAAGAACGTTCCCAGGGCAGACATGCCCTACTACGGCATCGACATGCCGGGCTCCGGCAAACCAAACGGAAGGTTCAGCAACGGCGACAACACCGCCGACTTCgtcggtatatatatatatatatatatatatatatatatacgtacaTAGTTACTAGCTATGCTCTTTATTAGCATTTGTTCTATGTGCATGGTCATTATATACAGTATGCATGTACGCCGCAGCGAAGAGCATGGGTTTGGAGAGTAGCCCTCCGCCGTATCTGTCGTTGGCGTCAAGTTCCGACCAACTGGTCCAGACCGCTCTCGCCGCCGGTGTGAGCTATGCGTCGGCAGGAGCTGGCATCCTGGACTCCACGGTAAGTGTTCTGCTGTTCTCCAAAACATTTAACTTTTATTTGCATACATGTCAAAGTGACTGGTGAGTAACAATGTAAAAGTATCATGTATATGGATGAAGAACGAAGGCAACAACATCCCATTGTCGAGGCAGGTGAAGTACTTTAGAGCCACCTGGTCTAAGATGGTCGCTAGCAATGGCTCCGAGGCGGTGAGCGCCCTGCTCTCCAGGTCCGTCAtcctcatcggcatcggcggCAACGACATATCCGCGTTCGAGAACGCCGAGCAGGCGCGCAACAGGTCAGCCGCAGAGCGGCACGACGACGACGTCGCCGTGTTCTACGGCAGCCTCATCTCCGTCTACTCGGCCACCATCACGGTACGTAACACAGCTACTACCAGAGCATCGATCACCGGCCAAATAATCTTGCCGAACTGTTGCCTTGTCTCCATAATTTGGCATGTGTGTTAGTCATATTTCAGGAGCTGTACAGGATGGGGGCCAGGAAGTTCGCCATCATCAACGTGGGGCTAGCCGGTTGCCTGCCTGTTGCACGGGTGCTCAGCGCGGCGGGGGCGTGCTCGGACAGTCGGAACAAGCTCGCCGCCGGCTTCAACGACGCGCTCCGGTCGCTGCTCGCCGGCGCAAGGCTGCCGGGCCTCGTCTACTCCCTCGCCGACTCCTACGGCATCATGGCCGCCATCTTCGCCGACCCGCCGGCGTCGGGGTTCGCGGACGTCTCCGGCGCGTGCTGCGGCAGCGGGCGCCTGGGCGTAGGCGGCTGCCTGCCCACCTCCAGTGTCTGCGCCAATCGTGACCAGCATTACTTCTGGGACGGGATCCACCCTTCTCAGCGAGCCGCGTTGATAAGAGCACAGGCCTTCTACGACGGCCCAACACAGTACACGTACACCACGCCCATCAATTTTAAGGAGCTGGTTTGGAGTACGCACGTAGTAGTTGCGACGGGAAACACAAATCAAACCGTACCGTGGAAATAGTTAGGCATGGTGGGTAATTATCATTTAATAACTTCGTGAGAATCTATGAAAATTGTGTTTTCCGAGTATCCCTTTAGTGTTTGTTATGGAATTCATGGGTCTAGACCCCAAATCTAGACTTTTGATGACTTCCCCaccataaggccagtctcaatgcatgttttatgagagtgtcatgcacattaaatagggtgccacataagtaaaattgctgacttggcagggtcattaaatgaaggagtttcatcaaataagagaggagtttcatccccatgaaactcttgtggctcggttacctagtttatagtcttggtaactgtgtcatgaaactatgcattgagactggcctaagaaaAACTCTGTACTTCGTGGCCAATTGGCCATAGAGTCAAAGTTTGAATAAAAAAATGTATGAGCCAGCATCCAGCCATCCTTGGGTCCTCCGTCTTGTTGAGTCAAATTCTAGAACTCGTTCGCATGTGTTATAGTTGAAAATACTATTCGCTGATTTTCTATAAAAAAACTAATGTTGAATGACTTGTAAATTTGATAGATAAATTCAAGTGAACATAACCGCTCTGTGCTTCGTGGTGAAAATAGGTGTTGCTCTGGTTGTACAAGTTGCTCAACACCACGTAAAAAAAATGCTGAACTGGCAAGTTGCGCCGGGCCCTGGCAAGTTGCCCCGTGTGCCGGACTGCCGGCATCGAAAGGAGTCGTGAAGGCAGAAACGGAGAAGGAATGAGCCACTTACACATGGGTCCTACATAAATCACAGAGGAATGATCCACTTACACATGGGTCCCACATAAATCACAGGAGGGCACGAGAAGAAAATTTTCTCAACCTGCCGTACGCATCTCCTTTTATCTTCTATATATACAATCTCCCCTTGTACCGAGAATCTGCATCCCTATATATATCGGCCGCCGCCGGCCTTCTCTTCTCCCTCGtgccgccgcggcgccgcctGCCCATCCCTCTCCGAGTTGACCGCAGCGTCGGGGCCATCGCTTCTTCGCCCTCGTACGTGGGCAAGCCTAGCGAAGCCTCTCGCTCTCTCGTTCACCTCTCTccgggcggcggcagcggcggggaTCGTACGACGACGACCCCAATTCTCAGGTACGCACCAGCCTTTCCTTGATCTTGCTCTAACTGGGGTCATTGgagttggtgattggttggcctGGTTCGTGGTTCATACATATTTGGATGCTGCGTTTTTTTTTTCGGTTCCTTAGGTTTTCATCGCCTGAATTACTGATGAGGAGGTCAATGCTAAAGTAGTGATTACTGCTATATCTCCGGTTAGATCAGGTCAACCACGTACGGTTAAGATTGGATCCGAAAAAAAAGACAGAGTACCTGTCAGATAAGATCAGTACCAACAATGTCTGTCTGAGTATTCGTGTTCATGGCCTTGTTTTGTTTGCACTTGGGATTTGCACCTGTCTGTTTAGGCTCAGCCGAATTCGATTCAAAAAGGTTTATACTACTGGCCAGGTTCATAGATCGACATCATGTTGTATTCTATTTTAGGTTTGGTTATTTTCTTACACTAGGGCTGTAGATGTGTTACTTTTATTCCTCATGTTGTACTAGGGCTGTACGTACGAGCATCATATATACTTTAATGTAGAGTATGGTATATATAATCATGTGTGAGTTAGATTAGCTATTTAAGCCTAACAAACTGCACTGGTAGCAATAAAATGCATTGAATAATTTAGTTGCAAAATCTTGAGTAATATGTACTAGAGCATAGGAAGTTTAACATCCATAATACTATGTTCCTTTTATATAGCTGGCATTTATATCGGTTCCCATTTATATCCGTACAACCATTATCAATTGAAAGATGTGACAAAAACAGTGGACACTTATCTTGTTTGTGATATTATAGTTGTAATGTCAGCTGATTTAAAATTCTAAATAAGCATCGCTTTTGTGGTTTCTTTCTGTGTccaatttatttatatatggTTTGTGCAGATAACTTG is part of the Sorghum bicolor cultivar BTx623 chromosome 10, Sorghum_bicolor_NCBIv3, whole genome shotgun sequence genome and harbors:
- the LOC8067655 gene encoding GDSL esterase/lipase At5g37690, encoding MRYYELATKTALLLSLVVVGAAAAAGSIPPSNDILRQVPAAVYVFGDSTLDVGNNNYLPGKNVPRADMPYYGIDMPGSGKPNGRFSNGDNTADFVAKSMGLESSPPPYLSLASSSDQLVQTALAAGVSYASAGAGILDSTNEGNNIPLSRQVKYFRATWSKMVASNGSEAVSALLSRSVILIGIGGNDISAFENAEQARNRSAAERHDDDVAVFYGSLISVYSATITELYRMGARKFAIINVGLAGCLPVARVLSAAGACSDSRNKLAAGFNDALRSLLAGARLPGLVYSLADSYGIMAAIFADPPASGFADVSGACCGSGRLGVGGCLPTSSVCANRDQHYFWDGIHPSQRAALIRAQAFYDGPTQYTYTTPINFKELVWSTHVVVATGNTNQTVPWK